A single window of Coffea eugenioides isolate CCC68of chromosome 7, Ceug_1.0, whole genome shotgun sequence DNA harbors:
- the LOC113777715 gene encoding small nuclear ribonucleoprotein SmD3b-like — protein sequence MSRSLGIPVKLLHEATGHIVTVELKSGELYRGSMVECEDNWNCQLENITFTAKDGKVSQLEHVFIRGSKVRFMVIPDMLKNAPMFKRLEARIKGKGSALGVGRGRAVAMRARAQAAGRGAPPGRGVVPPVRR from the exons ATGAGTCGTAGCTTAGGAATACCGGTGAAGCTTCTACACGAAGCCACAGGACACATCGTGACCGTAGAGCTGAAGAGCGGAGAGCTCTACAGAGGCAGCATGGTTGAATGCGAAGACAATTGGAATTGCCAGCTCGAGAACATCACTTTCACAGCTAAG GATGGCAAGGTATCACAACTGGAGCATGTTTTCATTCGAGGAAGCAAAGTCAG GTTTATGGTGATTCCAGATATGCTTAAGAATGCTCCAATGTTCAAACGTCTAGAAGCTAGAATCAAG GGCAAGGGTTCAGCACTTGGCGTTGGACGGGGACGTGCTGTTGCCATGAGAGCCAGG GCTCAGGCTGCTGGTCGTGGAGCTCCACCTGGTAGGGGCGTTGTGCCACCTGTAAGGAGGTGA